A window from Planctomycetota bacterium encodes these proteins:
- a CDS encoding 4Fe-4S dicluster domain-containing protein, whose translation MAGRYQFVEVPPPEVSWVALGPSGLDDDEGPKVPNRHVGVGERVNRGVAVLPGGTGAVTARTDAEGRRIWTVPVMTDDDAEQSATPIRPQVDPSTVRPEQLDEWLKRVADAGVRPDRVNCPDLVGQLDATRDKPIEAVLCSCLEPDPLLPLQYEWAALHPRAFRDGLRLLASLSGGKFVSVAVAAGRHKQLGRLLRDAVSNDRVAEPIAEAPREPTEDEQIDVEPVEVGRIRIVPVLNAYPQGDPVLLTSTLTGRRLRPGDLPTRAGVLVVDAVAAVAIGQVVRGAGVIRREPIGLRDHRRDIGVLAEVWKGSRLADVLLFLGMLPGDPEKPGDDATPKSMPKLVAGDFLRGRTIRPESLVGDGELLFHRLSTSADDLQPTPEPCIRCGWCLDICPTSLNPAGLLDVEAERGKTRLALAERYGAAACIGCGLCDHACPSDLPLKDIALKLRGELQIAHRFEHDEEHKQRPIARPRGARTIFSVRMPAPKKKPSD comes from the coding sequence ATGGCCGGGCGGTACCAGTTTGTCGAAGTCCCACCGCCAGAGGTGTCGTGGGTGGCGCTGGGCCCGAGTGGCCTCGACGACGACGAGGGGCCGAAGGTGCCCAACCGGCACGTCGGCGTGGGCGAGCGCGTGAACCGCGGCGTGGCCGTCCTACCTGGTGGGACTGGAGCCGTGACGGCGCGAACGGACGCGGAAGGTCGGCGCATCTGGACGGTGCCGGTGATGACGGATGACGACGCCGAGCAGTCGGCGACGCCGATTCGCCCGCAGGTCGATCCGTCGACGGTCCGGCCGGAACAGCTTGATGAATGGCTCAAGCGTGTCGCCGACGCTGGCGTCAGGCCGGATCGCGTGAACTGCCCCGATCTCGTCGGCCAACTCGACGCGACGCGTGACAAGCCGATCGAAGCCGTCCTGTGCAGCTGCCTGGAGCCCGACCCGCTCTTGCCGCTGCAGTACGAGTGGGCGGCGTTGCATCCTCGGGCGTTTCGCGATGGGCTTCGCCTGCTGGCGTCGCTGTCGGGCGGGAAGTTCGTCTCCGTCGCGGTTGCAGCGGGCCGGCACAAGCAACTTGGCCGTCTGCTGCGGGACGCCGTCTCCAACGACCGCGTGGCCGAGCCGATCGCGGAGGCACCACGCGAGCCGACGGAGGACGAACAGATCGACGTCGAGCCGGTCGAGGTCGGACGAATCCGCATCGTGCCGGTGCTGAACGCGTATCCGCAGGGCGATCCGGTGCTGCTGACGTCGACGTTGACCGGTCGGCGGCTAAGGCCGGGCGACTTGCCGACGCGTGCGGGCGTGCTGGTCGTCGACGCCGTCGCGGCGGTGGCGATCGGGCAGGTCGTGCGCGGCGCTGGCGTCATCCGTCGTGAACCGATCGGCCTGCGCGATCACCGTCGCGACATCGGCGTGCTGGCGGAGGTCTGGAAGGGCTCGCGTCTGGCGGACGTACTGCTGTTCCTCGGCATGCTGCCAGGCGACCCGGAAAAGCCGGGCGACGACGCGACGCCCAAGTCGATGCCGAAGCTCGTCGCGGGCGACTTCCTGCGAGGGCGAACGATCCGACCCGAGTCGCTTGTCGGTGACGGCGAGTTGCTATTCCACCGGCTGTCGACCTCTGCCGACGATCTGCAGCCGACGCCCGAGCCTTGCATCCGCTGCGGCTGGTGCCTCGACATCTGCCCGACGTCGCTCAATCCGGCGGGTTTGCTGGATGTCGAGGCGGAACGCGGCAAGACGAGGCTTGCTCTCGCCGAGCGCTACGGCGCGGCCGCGTGCATCGGTTGCGGCTTGTGCGACCACGCGTGCCCCAGTGACCTCCCGCTCAAGGACATCGCTTTGAAGCTGCGTGGCGAGTTGCAGATCGCTCACCGCTTCGAGCACGACGAGGAGCACAAGCAACGTCCCATCGCGCGACCACGCGGGGCTCGGACGATCTTCTCCGTCCGCATGCCCGCGCCGAAGAAAAAGCCGAGCGACTAG
- a CDS encoding site-2 protease family protein, producing the protein MDVASILNLLLLAFGFGFVIFWHELGHFLAAKWAGVRVEQFAVGFGNAIFSYRKGLGLRRGTSGPEYKQRIAEKPDLDISPTEYRLNWLPLGGYVKMLGQEDLAVPDGGHEPDSYQSKTVGQRMVIISAGVVMNVILAAVLFTVLYSGLVGFSATASRVGSVQPGSPAETAGLQVGDEIVSIDGKPAHDFSKIRLGIALLGRDASADVEVRRLDGSVEALQVQPEVGEATGMLQVGVLPMPSLALPASDDATEAIERARPTFVPGTWAVMPGEQVVSVDNAEVEPGDYPVYATAIDRAGDEGRPVKLVVRESDGMDRIEKVWPLLTPVGDTPDASLQFGGLRPLLKVLSIGTDSPAAPGGRREGEGLDVLRPGDVLLTLRVGETGDLLHRPTREELGEWLNRAGSGGRKVEFDVLRDGEMVTLKDLPLTPLGGGFFSRMVGNVRYGLGANLTDALETTRLATTVREDSAADVESVREIVGDGAEASIVAVGGEAVSNWYEISRFMRNALAEGNTEVDFTIATAAGEQTATLTFDDEATTAVASVDWSGPVSALSPQAGNYVETTRETWNPLQAMWWGVFETRDQIANLYLTLRRVTVDRTVSASNLSGPVGILHFGTIVAARGYDWLLWFLAMLSANLAVVNFLPIPILDGGHMVFLLWEKIRGRAPSRAVQEGALWVGLAALGCFVIFVTYNDLSRLFTL; encoded by the coding sequence ATGGACGTTGCTTCGATTCTCAATCTGCTGCTCCTGGCCTTCGGGTTTGGGTTCGTTATCTTCTGGCACGAGCTGGGGCACTTTCTGGCCGCCAAGTGGGCGGGCGTGCGGGTGGAACAGTTCGCTGTCGGGTTCGGCAATGCGATCTTCAGCTATCGCAAGGGGCTGGGGCTGCGTCGCGGGACGAGTGGGCCGGAGTACAAGCAGCGGATCGCGGAGAAGCCGGACCTGGACATCTCGCCGACGGAGTACCGGTTGAACTGGCTGCCGCTGGGTGGCTATGTGAAAATGCTGGGTCAGGAGGACCTGGCTGTGCCGGACGGCGGGCACGAGCCCGACAGCTATCAGTCCAAGACCGTCGGCCAGCGGATGGTGATCATCTCCGCGGGCGTGGTGATGAACGTCATCCTCGCGGCGGTGCTGTTCACGGTGCTTTACTCGGGCCTTGTCGGGTTTTCGGCGACGGCCTCGCGTGTCGGCTCGGTCCAGCCGGGCTCGCCTGCGGAGACGGCGGGGCTGCAGGTGGGTGACGAGATCGTCTCGATCGACGGAAAGCCGGCCCACGACTTTTCGAAGATCCGCCTCGGCATCGCGCTGCTCGGACGCGACGCGTCAGCTGATGTGGAAGTGCGACGGCTCGACGGCTCAGTCGAGGCGCTCCAGGTCCAGCCAGAAGTCGGCGAGGCCACGGGCATGCTGCAGGTGGGCGTGCTCCCGATGCCGAGTCTGGCGTTGCCGGCGAGCGATGACGCGACCGAGGCGATCGAGCGTGCGAGGCCGACGTTCGTGCCGGGCACGTGGGCGGTGATGCCCGGCGAGCAGGTGGTGTCGGTCGACAACGCCGAGGTCGAGCCGGGCGACTACCCGGTCTACGCGACGGCGATCGATCGCGCGGGCGACGAAGGTCGGCCGGTGAAGCTCGTCGTCCGCGAGTCCGACGGCATGGACCGCATCGAGAAGGTCTGGCCGTTGCTGACGCCCGTCGGTGACACGCCGGACGCGTCGCTGCAGTTCGGCGGACTTCGGCCGCTGCTGAAGGTGTTGTCGATCGGCACAGACTCTCCGGCGGCTCCGGGCGGTCGTCGCGAGGGCGAAGGGCTGGACGTCCTGCGACCCGGCGACGTGCTGCTGACGCTGCGGGTCGGCGAGACCGGCGACCTGCTGCATCGGCCGACGCGCGAGGAGCTCGGCGAGTGGCTCAACCGCGCCGGCTCGGGCGGACGCAAGGTGGAGTTCGACGTCCTACGCGACGGCGAGATGGTGACGCTAAAGGACCTCCCGCTGACGCCGCTCGGCGGCGGGTTTTTCTCGCGGATGGTCGGCAATGTCCGCTACGGACTCGGTGCGAATCTGACCGACGCGCTGGAGACGACGCGGCTGGCAACGACCGTTCGCGAAGACTCCGCGGCGGATGTCGAGAGCGTTCGCGAGATCGTCGGCGACGGGGCCGAGGCGTCGATCGTGGCCGTCGGTGGCGAGGCGGTGTCGAACTGGTACGAGATCAGCCGCTTCATGCGCAACGCGCTGGCGGAGGGCAACACCGAAGTCGACTTCACCATCGCGACCGCGGCCGGTGAACAGACGGCAACGCTCACGTTCGACGACGAAGCGACCACGGCGGTCGCGTCGGTCGACTGGTCCGGCCCGGTGTCGGCGCTGTCGCCGCAGGCCGGCAACTACGTCGAGACCACGCGTGAGACGTGGAACCCGCTGCAGGCGATGTGGTGGGGCGTCTTCGAGACACGCGACCAGATCGCCAACCTCTACCTCACGCTCCGCCGCGTCACCGTCGACCGCACGGTGTCAGCCAGCAACCTCAGCGGTCCGGTCGGCATTCTGCACTTCGGGACGATCGTCGCCGCTCGCGGCTACGACTGGCTGCTCTGGTTCCTCGCAATGCTGTCGGCCAACCTCGCGGTGGTGAACTTCCTGCCCATCCCCATCCTCGACGGCGGGCACATGGTGTTCTTGCTGTGGGAGAAGATTCGTGGACGGGCACCATCCCGCGCCGTGCAGGAGGGCGCGCTCTGGGTCGGTCTCGCAGCGCTGGGCTGCTTCGTGATCTTCGTCACGTACAACGATCTGTCGCGCTTGTTCACGCTCTAG
- a CDS encoding sugar phosphate isomerase/epimerase family protein, whose translation MLKLSGFADEIGPDLDDQIRVCRETGVTHLELRSVGGENVLAFTPERRKEIMAKLKDNGLGVVSIGSPCGKKPATNDEASLLEMFKIAHEAAVDFEAPLIRVFSFYPHGGEGAGPVEAIRDKAIELLAKQAEMLEGSDVVMVHENEKGIFGDTGQRCLDLMQSVDSPKLRSAFDFANFVQVGDDPADNWPLLKPYTAHIHIKDAKAGSGEVVPAGEGDGSIGAILKDAYASGYRGFVSMEPHLKVAGHSHGETGPELWKTAVEALRKVCREQDIPLAS comes from the coding sequence ATGCTCAAGCTCAGTGGCTTTGCCGACGAAATCGGACCCGACCTCGACGATCAGATCCGCGTCTGCCGTGAGACGGGCGTGACGCACCTGGAGTTGCGGAGCGTCGGCGGTGAGAACGTGCTGGCGTTCACGCCGGAACGTCGCAAAGAGATCATGGCCAAGCTGAAGGACAACGGCCTGGGCGTCGTCAGCATCGGCAGCCCGTGCGGCAAAAAGCCGGCCACCAATGACGAGGCCTCGCTGCTGGAGATGTTCAAGATCGCCCACGAGGCGGCGGTCGATTTCGAGGCGCCGCTGATCCGCGTCTTCAGCTTCTACCCGCACGGCGGCGAAGGGGCCGGGCCGGTGGAGGCGATCCGCGACAAGGCGATCGAACTGCTGGCCAAGCAGGCCGAGATGCTCGAAGGCAGCGACGTCGTGATGGTCCACGAGAACGAGAAAGGCATCTTCGGCGATACTGGCCAGCGGTGCCTGGACCTCATGCAGAGCGTCGACTCGCCCAAGCTTCGCTCGGCCTTCGACTTCGCCAACTTCGTCCAGGTCGGCGACGACCCGGCGGACAACTGGCCGCTGCTCAAGCCGTACACGGCCCACATTCACATCAAGGACGCCAAAGCCGGCAGCGGCGAGGTCGTGCCGGCTGGCGAGGGTGACGGCTCGATCGGGGCGATCCTGAAGGACGCCTACGCGTCGGGCTACAGGGGCTTTGTCAGCATGGAGCCGCACCTCAAAGTCGCCGGCCACAGCCACGGCGAGACGGGGCCCGAGCTGTGGAAGACGGCCGTCGAGGCACTCCGCAAGGTCTGCCGCGAGCAGGACATCCCGCTGGCGAGCTGA